In a single window of the Candidatus Neomarinimicrobiota bacterium genome:
- a CDS encoding Lrp/AsnC family transcriptional regulator, with the protein MFDNRDIQILEILQNNGRSTASDIAKEVDLSIPAVGERIKKLTEKGLIERFVAILNHKNAGLDLTAYVFIVSEHSDHYDEFVKKADECRAVMECHSITGGGSHILKIRVKNSQALEDFLYEIQNWPGVSRTQSNVVLSSYKESTDIDLKTLKELHNIT; encoded by the coding sequence ATGTTTGATAATCGGGATATACAGATTCTCGAAATTCTGCAAAATAATGGCCGTTCTACTGCCAGCGATATAGCGAAAGAAGTTGATTTATCTATCCCAGCTGTTGGAGAGCGGATTAAAAAATTAACTGAAAAAGGTTTGATCGAACGCTTTGTAGCCATACTAAATCATAAAAATGCCGGACTGGATTTAACAGCCTATGTGTTTATTGTAAGTGAGCATTCAGACCATTATGATGAATTCGTAAAAAAAGCGGATGAATGCAGAGCAGTAATGGAATGTCATTCAATTACGGGCGGTGGATCTCACATACTTAAAATTCGTGTAAAAAATTCACAAGCACTGGAAGATTTTTTATATGAAATTCAAAATTGGCCCGGTGTATCTAGGACCCAGTCAAATGTTGTCCTTTCTTCATATAAAGAATCAACAGACATTGACTTAAAAACATTAAAGGAATTACATAATATTACTTAA
- the gltB gene encoding glutamate synthase large subunit gives MVKEKIYPLVDESVFHEACGTGFIVAHSGKPEKRILPLALKALHRLAHRGAISADNETGDGAGILTDIPRSFFREILKEDFKVKVQFRRPFGVAMVFTTRREFQWFEETAKQKAKENGFKTLAVRKVPVNENALGKTARKFQPLIVQLFFTVARKENRSLEGRLYLLRKSIEKEIREKKKKSYICSLSSETIVYKGLMTSTQLDCYYTDLTHKKYIVKLALFHERFSTNTQSTWAMAQPFRMLAHNGEINTIKGNRLWMHAREKVIQSQFWKDDIETLKPIVSKSGSDSASMDSILEFLTKSGRSMFRNIMMLVPDPYEYSKTIPKALKSFFIYHENFMEPWDGPAALVFADGNHVVAKMDRNGLRPLRYTVTKDGLVIMASEAGVVDVDDNNLLVHHHMTSGEIFAVSLKGKGILLNDKIKRETAGERSYSKSLKQHMSSIKRKNVSEEFGIYGLPKDGFDQRIRIAFGWSKEDLTRYLIPMATSGREPLGSMGDDSPPAVMSQHDRRFYDYFKQSFAQVTNPPIDSIRERSVMALFKYLGSENNLLDENPTFGGALRIESPILSPLDVIELFHRKEDFPNEKISTHISIEQDLDSRLKSIKRKAKAAVENGAKIIFLSDENLIKGKLPLPMPLVVSAIHHHLVKYKMRAQVSLIPISGDIVEDHHVAVLIGLGASAVYPYMAYELIREHFANDEGWIEKMGNYRYALEKGLLKIMGKMGISTLSSYHGSMLFHAFGLDHEFLKKYFPSIQSMIGGIGSTQIYNILLKRHNVAFAPAEPELIEIGYFRFRRNGEKHGFAPEYFKPIRQKAQQKEAKLKKLDAFIYLRDLMTIKSHRKSIQTDQVESTQKILKRFGSGAISFGAISEESHRVLARGMSMAGARSNTGEGGEMEDRYSRTNPDKDVNSYIKQIASGRFGVSVDYLAAAREIQIKMAQGAKPGEGGQLPGHKVSAQIAHARSATPGVPLISPPPHHDIYSIEDIKQLIHDLKEVNPRANVSVKLVAQPGVGTVASGVAKAGADIILISGGDGGTGASPLGSLKHTGLPWELGLSETHQALVANGLREQIILRVDGGMRTANDIVMAAILGAEEFDFGTSALVALGCVMARQCHLNTCPAGIATQDKHFIKKFRGKPEDVKYYLEAIGASIQRKIAEMGFQKLYDIIGRTDLLTENINAKSIIKERGLDLVPILNPEAKGGLPLASSLKVRLQGVRHDESLDDEILNEIRPAIMTHGHAVVIKIVNNTMRSIGTRISGEIAFLYGKGNFNGNIQIRMGGAAGQSFGAYLTDGVELRLKGVANDYVGKGLTGGLISVRMPRAVRRKKGEHTIIGNVGLYGATGGHLFVAGRGGERFAVRNSGAAAVIEGIGNHGCEYMTRGAVVVLGEIGSNFGAGMTGGQAFVYARNKPISKKLNKEYVQEDDLTESDINLLYRLLRNHEFHTGSVIAKSIMADWKRHQSYFRRITPAALEIIDFQNIYDMQVADRLGVMLNE, from the coding sequence ATGGTAAAAGAAAAGATATATCCACTGGTAGATGAAAGTGTATTCCACGAAGCTTGTGGTACAGGGTTTATCGTAGCCCATTCAGGAAAACCAGAGAAACGCATCCTTCCCCTCGCACTTAAAGCGCTCCATCGTTTAGCGCACCGTGGTGCAATCTCGGCTGATAATGAAACGGGTGATGGAGCCGGTATCCTTACGGATATACCAAGGTCATTTTTTAGGGAGATTTTAAAAGAAGACTTCAAGGTAAAGGTTCAATTTAGGCGCCCATTTGGTGTGGCCATGGTCTTTACCACACGACGAGAATTCCAATGGTTTGAAGAAACGGCTAAGCAAAAAGCTAAAGAAAATGGGTTTAAAACATTAGCCGTAAGGAAAGTGCCTGTCAACGAGAATGCTTTGGGGAAGACAGCTAGAAAATTCCAGCCGCTCATTGTTCAGCTTTTTTTCACTGTGGCCCGAAAAGAAAACCGATCTCTAGAAGGACGCCTATATTTATTAAGAAAATCGATAGAAAAGGAGATTAGGGAGAAAAAGAAAAAATCTTATATCTGCTCGTTGTCTTCAGAAACGATTGTTTATAAAGGTCTAATGACATCCACCCAATTGGATTGTTATTACACAGACCTTACCCATAAAAAGTATATTGTAAAACTGGCGTTATTCCATGAACGGTTTTCTACAAATACCCAATCAACCTGGGCAATGGCTCAACCATTTCGGATGCTGGCTCATAATGGTGAAATAAATACGATAAAGGGCAACCGCCTTTGGATGCACGCTCGGGAAAAAGTTATTCAATCACAATTTTGGAAGGATGATATTGAAACGCTCAAACCGATTGTAAGTAAAAGCGGCAGCGACTCCGCAAGTATGGATAGTATTTTAGAATTTCTAACTAAAAGCGGTCGCAGTATGTTTAGGAATATCATGATGCTGGTTCCTGATCCTTATGAGTACAGCAAAACAATTCCTAAAGCATTAAAAAGTTTTTTCATTTACCATGAAAATTTTATGGAGCCTTGGGATGGTCCCGCGGCTCTAGTTTTTGCCGATGGAAATCATGTAGTGGCAAAAATGGATCGTAACGGACTCCGCCCATTGCGTTACACTGTTACCAAGGATGGTTTGGTAATCATGGCCTCAGAAGCAGGCGTTGTTGACGTTGATGATAATAATCTTCTAGTTCATCACCATATGACCTCCGGTGAAATATTTGCTGTTTCTCTTAAAGGGAAAGGCATTCTCCTTAATGATAAGATCAAGCGTGAAACTGCCGGAGAAAGGTCCTATTCCAAATCATTAAAGCAGCATATGTCTTCAATAAAAAGAAAAAATGTAAGTGAAGAATTTGGGATTTATGGTTTACCAAAAGATGGGTTTGACCAACGGATTCGCATTGCCTTTGGATGGTCAAAAGAAGATCTAACACGGTATTTAATTCCGATGGCAACCAGTGGCAGAGAGCCCCTTGGTTCAATGGGAGACGATTCGCCGCCAGCCGTTATGTCCCAGCATGATCGTCGTTTTTATGATTATTTTAAACAAAGTTTTGCCCAGGTTACCAACCCCCCGATTGACTCAATCCGAGAAAGAAGCGTCATGGCTCTTTTTAAATACTTGGGTTCTGAAAATAACTTGTTGGATGAGAATCCAACTTTTGGAGGTGCACTTCGTATTGAAAGTCCGATTTTATCTCCTTTGGATGTTATCGAGCTTTTTCATAGAAAAGAGGATTTCCCTAACGAAAAGATTTCAACCCATATATCTATTGAACAGGACTTAGATAGTCGCTTAAAATCGATAAAGAGAAAAGCAAAGGCGGCTGTTGAGAATGGGGCAAAAATTATATTTTTATCTGATGAAAATTTAATCAAAGGCAAATTGCCCTTACCAATGCCATTGGTGGTTTCTGCGATTCACCATCATTTGGTTAAATATAAAATGCGAGCTCAGGTATCATTGATCCCCATCTCCGGCGATATTGTTGAAGATCATCATGTGGCAGTTTTAATAGGGTTGGGGGCTAGCGCAGTTTACCCCTATATGGCGTATGAACTGATTCGTGAACACTTTGCCAATGACGAAGGTTGGATTGAAAAAATGGGAAATTATCGATATGCCCTTGAAAAAGGGCTGCTTAAAATAATGGGTAAAATGGGTATATCCACTTTAAGCAGTTACCACGGCAGTATGCTGTTCCACGCATTTGGACTGGATCATGAATTCCTGAAAAAATATTTCCCTTCGATTCAAAGCATGATTGGCGGAATTGGCTCAACCCAGATTTATAATATTTTACTTAAACGACATAATGTTGCCTTTGCACCGGCAGAGCCAGAATTGATTGAAATTGGATATTTTCGTTTCCGGCGCAATGGTGAAAAGCATGGCTTTGCCCCTGAATATTTTAAACCAATTCGGCAAAAAGCACAGCAAAAAGAGGCTAAATTAAAAAAATTGGACGCATTTATTTACCTGCGTGATTTGATGACTATAAAAAGTCATCGTAAGTCGATTCAAACAGATCAAGTTGAATCAACTCAAAAAATATTAAAACGGTTTGGATCTGGGGCCATTTCATTTGGAGCCATATCAGAAGAATCCCACCGTGTCTTAGCGCGAGGGATGTCCATGGCCGGTGCCCGTAGCAATACGGGTGAAGGGGGTGAAATGGAAGATCGGTACAGTCGCACCAATCCCGACAAAGATGTGAATTCGTATATTAAACAGATTGCCAGTGGCCGTTTTGGTGTTTCAGTAGATTATTTGGCTGCCGCTCGTGAAATTCAGATTAAAATGGCTCAAGGAGCTAAGCCGGGAGAAGGGGGTCAATTGCCGGGGCATAAAGTTTCAGCTCAAATTGCCCACGCCCGTTCTGCGACACCGGGGGTGCCATTAATTTCCCCTCCGCCCCACCACGATATTTATAGCATTGAAGATATCAAACAGCTCATTCATGATCTTAAAGAAGTGAATCCTCGAGCAAATGTATCTGTAAAGTTGGTAGCCCAACCGGGCGTAGGAACGGTTGCTTCTGGTGTTGCCAAAGCTGGGGCAGATATTATTCTTATTTCCGGCGGAGACGGAGGAACGGGCGCAAGCCCTTTGGGTTCTTTAAAGCATACAGGTTTACCTTGGGAATTGGGTCTTTCGGAGACACATCAGGCTTTAGTTGCCAATGGTTTAAGAGAACAAATAATTCTTCGAGTTGATGGCGGCATGAGAACTGCCAACGATATTGTAATGGCAGCCATTTTGGGCGCCGAAGAATTTGATTTTGGCACATCGGCACTGGTGGCGCTTGGTTGCGTTATGGCTCGTCAATGCCACCTGAATACTTGTCCTGCGGGAATCGCCACCCAAGATAAACACTTTATCAAAAAATTTCGTGGAAAGCCAGAAGATGTAAAATATTATTTGGAAGCTATTGGGGCATCAATCCAGAGGAAAATTGCCGAAATGGGTTTTCAAAAATTGTATGATATTATTGGCAGAACTGATTTGTTAACTGAGAATATCAACGCCAAATCTATTATAAAGGAAAGAGGGTTGGACTTAGTGCCAATCTTAAATCCAGAAGCAAAAGGAGGACTACCGTTAGCCAGTTCATTGAAAGTACGATTACAGGGAGTTCGCCATGATGAGAGTCTTGATGATGAAATTTTAAATGAGATAAGGCCCGCAATCATGACTCATGGTCATGCGGTAGTTATCAAAATTGTAAATAATACGATGCGCTCTATTGGGACACGTATCTCGGGTGAAATTGCATTCCTTTATGGCAAAGGCAACTTTAACGGCAACATTCAGATACGAATGGGTGGCGCTGCTGGCCAAAGCTTTGGGGCATATTTGACTGATGGAGTTGAATTGCGTTTAAAAGGGGTTGCCAATGATTATGTTGGCAAAGGTCTTACGGGTGGATTGATTTCAGTCAGGATGCCTCGGGCGGTGCGCCGCAAAAAAGGTGAGCACACCATTATTGGGAACGTGGGTCTTTATGGCGCCACAGGGGGACATTTGTTCGTAGCCGGAAGGGGCGGTGAAAGGTTTGCCGTAAGAAATAGCGGTGCGGCGGCTGTGATTGAAGGAATCGGTAATCATGGCTGTGAGTATATGACCCGCGGTGCTGTGGTTGTATTGGGAGAAATAGGTTCTAATTTTGGGGCCGGTATGACCGGTGGCCAAGCTTTTGTTTATGCGCGCAATAAGCCCATTTCAAAAAAACTGAATAAAGAATATGTGCAGGAAGATGATTTGACCGAAAGCGATATCAACCTTCTTTATCGTTTACTGCGGAATCATGAATTTCATACCGGGTCTGTAATTGCTAAAAGTATCATGGCGGATTGGAAACGCCATCAATCCTATTTTCGACGGATTACACCCGCGGCATTAGAGATTATTGATTTTCAAAATATATATGATATGCAGGTAGCCGACAGGTTAGGCGTAATGCTAAACGAATAA
- a CDS encoding P-II family nitrogen regulator, translating to MAALINNGFVENVIEAISSVAYKEGDKGRGKIFIMPIEECIRIRTGEKGSTAIG from the coding sequence ATGGCTGCCTTAATAAATAATGGGTTCGTTGAGAATGTCATCGAAGCAATTTCAAGCGTAGCTTACAAAGAAGGCGATAAAGGCCGTGGAAAGATTTTTATTATGCCCATCGAAGAATGTATACGGATTCGCACAGGTGAAAAAGGTTCCACAGCAATTGGGTAA
- a CDS encoding glutamine synthetase, whose product MGLIKAEYIWIDGHKPTAKLRSKTKVFEGPVNSIDDIPEWGFDGSSTMQAVGGDSDCLLKPVYFVLDPIRGSDNILVMNEVRNADGSVHESNTRAQLVEIAEKYKDEEAWFGIEQEYTFFQGRSPLGWPDGGYPAPQGPFYCGVGADEVFGRDIVEDHMEACMEAGIGISGVNAEVMPGQWEFQVGPLGPLDVADQLWLSRWILYRIAEDYGVNATLHPKPVAGDWNGAGAHTNFSTKAMRENGGLKIIEAACENLGKKHEEHIVLYGAHNEERLTGLHETCSIHEFRYGVSDRGASVRIPMATAKDGHGYLEDRRPSANMDPYLVCGALMETCCS is encoded by the coding sequence ATGGGATTAATTAAAGCTGAATATATTTGGATTGACGGACATAAGCCAACGGCGAAGCTCCGATCTAAAACAAAAGTGTTTGAAGGGCCAGTCAACAGTATCGATGATATTCCTGAATGGGGCTTTGATGGATCAAGCACAATGCAGGCAGTAGGTGGTGATAGCGACTGCCTGTTAAAACCAGTTTATTTTGTTCTGGATCCGATTCGTGGGAGTGATAATATTTTAGTGATGAATGAAGTTCGCAATGCAGACGGATCTGTTCATGAATCCAATACGCGCGCACAGTTGGTTGAGATTGCAGAAAAATATAAAGATGAAGAAGCCTGGTTTGGAATTGAACAGGAATATACTTTTTTTCAAGGACGATCACCACTAGGATGGCCCGATGGCGGTTATCCCGCACCTCAAGGACCTTTTTATTGTGGTGTTGGCGCGGATGAAGTCTTCGGTCGCGATATTGTCGAGGATCATATGGAAGCCTGCATGGAAGCAGGGATCGGTATTTCGGGGGTTAATGCTGAAGTGATGCCGGGCCAATGGGAATTTCAGGTGGGTCCTCTTGGACCATTGGATGTGGCTGATCAACTTTGGCTGTCTCGCTGGATTCTTTACCGAATTGCAGAAGATTATGGTGTGAATGCCACCCTTCACCCAAAGCCGGTTGCCGGCGATTGGAACGGTGCAGGGGCGCATACAAATTTCAGCACAAAAGCAATGCGTGAAAATGGAGGATTAAAGATTATAGAAGCAGCCTGTGAAAACCTTGGTAAAAAACATGAAGAGCATATTGTCCTTTATGGCGCCCACAATGAAGAGCGCTTAACGGGCCTGCATGAAACATGTTCCATCCATGAATTCCGTTACGGGGTGAGCGATCGAGGTGCTTCCGTACGAATTCCTATGGCAACAGCAAAGGATGGTCATGGCTATTTAGAAGATCGCCGTCCTTCAGCGAATATGGACCCATATTTGGTTTGTGGTGCACTCATGGAAACATGCTGCTCCTAA
- a CDS encoding lipase → MFNRIVYLIILFTVLAGDLVFAQNKYPIILVHGFMGWGREEMGNYRYWGGKIDLEESLRDEGYTVFTANVGPVSSNWDRAVELYFQIKGGQIDYGKAHSEAFGLVRKPESKNYTGLYPEWDEKHPVHFVGHSMGGQTVRMLDYLLKTSLLDSLGNKEESGFLGEAHDGWISSITSISAPHNGTTLSDIVTTSIPFLQDFIAVGAVVGSSFYNFDLEQWGFSRKEEESWGNYFIRMRNHPSWGTKNMVAWDVSVEGAKQMNTLCTANPDIFYFSFVTSNTIMDSTSRRHVPGKKMSFIIRANARFMGMKKAYYADGSATDSTWFENDGIVNKISMFGPTTGANGPDPIAMFRADELLIPGQWYVMGDYKSDHRKFIGHSLKESELDSMIILYSKHMALLWSLPK, encoded by the coding sequence GTGTTCAATCGGATTGTATATTTAATTATTCTATTTACTGTCCTTGCTGGTGATTTGGTTTTTGCTCAAAATAAATATCCTATAATATTAGTTCATGGTTTTATGGGGTGGGGCCGAGAAGAGATGGGTAATTATCGCTATTGGGGTGGGAAGATTGATTTAGAGGAATCTTTAAGGGATGAAGGATATACTGTTTTTACAGCTAACGTAGGGCCCGTTTCCTCAAACTGGGATCGCGCTGTTGAATTATATTTTCAAATTAAAGGCGGCCAGATTGATTATGGGAAAGCACATTCAGAAGCGTTTGGACTTGTTCGAAAACCGGAAAGCAAAAATTATACTGGATTATATCCGGAATGGGACGAGAAACACCCTGTGCATTTTGTCGGTCATAGCATGGGAGGTCAGACGGTCCGAATGTTGGACTATCTTCTAAAAACATCTTTATTAGATTCTTTGGGAAATAAGGAGGAAAGTGGATTCCTAGGCGAAGCCCACGATGGCTGGATTAGTTCAATTACTTCAATATCGGCGCCACATAATGGAACAACTTTATCTGATATTGTTACCACTAGTATTCCTTTTTTACAGGATTTTATAGCTGTGGGTGCAGTAGTGGGAAGTTCATTTTATAACTTTGATCTTGAACAATGGGGGTTTAGTCGAAAAGAGGAGGAATCTTGGGGAAATTATTTTATACGTATGAGAAACCATCCATCATGGGGGACGAAAAACATGGTGGCCTGGGATGTAAGTGTGGAAGGCGCTAAACAAATGAATACGCTGTGTACAGCCAATCCTGATATTTTTTATTTTTCATTTGTGACTAGTAATACCATAATGGACTCTACATCCAGACGACATGTGCCTGGTAAAAAAATGTCATTTATCATAAGAGCAAATGCACGATTTATGGGGATGAAAAAAGCATATTACGCTGATGGTTCAGCCACAGATTCAACATGGTTTGAAAATGATGGTATAGTAAATAAAATTTCAATGTTTGGACCAACAACAGGTGCGAATGGACCAGACCCAATTGCTATGTTTAGGGCTGATGAATTGCTTATTCCGGGGCAGTGGTATGTTATGGGGGATTATAAATCGGACCATAGAAAGTTTATCGGACATAGTTTGAAAGAAAGCGAATTGGATTCAATGATAATTTTGTATTCCAAGCATATGGCAT